One Planctomicrobium piriforme DNA segment encodes these proteins:
- a CDS encoding ABC transporter substrate-binding protein produces MNSLGWTIRCGLLGMLLLWPHLVLAADPLPEGLPRAKDLQTPSAEDLLRKPPMDWLILYNDDVLIVSPVQPRPLKIKDLMDQIAAKELERARVVGEARERMTRELEEVSLITVILPEGDDRREFKLSVKYLKQVVHHEDLMLRRIDTLLNENNLPVAFELLSRLQRDRPDWEGVAAAGQKFLDLDAQAHASAGDPEVALRILDELFVRNVKYPDLQARYDAVAEQLVQKAISQQDFIRAQFHLNELQRHFANDPVFRKYETQLTDQSRATMQSAVEKGRQNDVRQAAVLAEEAVRIWPRTPELKALHKPIAERFQRLHVGVTDLPGECRAYPMPSDADIRRQQLTMPALFEVDRLRDGTAYYRTRFFDEWEPRDLGRRMQFTLRQFRQPFEMQATLTSDAVVAALMKRLDPTSPDYDERLGSFVESVSIDSPTQFSLIFRRVPPRIEPLLARIPLTDAGGFRVLEQTQQQICYTRSIPEPAGLPRYHIGEIIEHRYSSAEKIVQGLQRGEVSVTFGLPDVVLRRLQSNDEFLRKFFIQPMQQPVTHLLQFNPGSAPLRIMELRKGLAYAVDRERLLKDVVLRDQRPTHGRLVTTPFFSTNPGRNVLVEQRRFDLSAGLALVLAARHQLQGTIPPLTMVVAPGLVAEEAAEEIALQWRRIGLTVKVVHADEPPPEKWDILYRTLQMNEPVLDLWPFLTFEPQARISALDAYPDWLKQELVQLDRSGNQTLVVGAIRGLHRHLADETAFVPLWEIDQFLVLRKNIQGFPQNPVQCYDDVDHWTMEAWYQGELP; encoded by the coding sequence ATGAACTCTCTCGGCTGGACAATTCGCTGCGGACTGCTGGGCATGCTGCTGCTCTGGCCGCATCTGGTGCTGGCCGCCGATCCATTGCCGGAAGGACTCCCGAGGGCGAAAGATCTGCAGACGCCATCGGCGGAAGACCTGCTCCGCAAACCGCCGATGGACTGGTTGATTCTCTATAACGACGACGTGCTGATCGTCTCTCCTGTTCAGCCGCGACCGCTCAAGATCAAAGACCTGATGGATCAAATTGCGGCGAAAGAACTCGAACGGGCCCGCGTGGTCGGCGAAGCCCGCGAGCGGATGACGCGCGAGCTCGAAGAAGTGAGCCTCATCACCGTCATCCTGCCGGAAGGGGACGACCGTCGCGAGTTCAAACTGTCGGTCAAATACCTCAAACAGGTCGTCCATCACGAAGACCTGATGCTCCGCAGGATCGATACCCTGCTGAATGAAAACAACCTGCCGGTCGCCTTCGAACTGCTGTCGCGACTCCAACGCGATCGCCCCGACTGGGAAGGGGTCGCCGCGGCCGGGCAGAAGTTCCTCGACCTCGATGCCCAGGCCCACGCCAGTGCAGGCGACCCGGAAGTGGCATTGCGAATTTTGGACGAGTTGTTCGTTCGCAACGTGAAATATCCCGACCTGCAGGCACGCTACGACGCAGTCGCCGAACAACTGGTGCAGAAGGCGATCTCGCAGCAGGACTTCATTCGCGCCCAGTTTCATCTGAATGAACTGCAGCGGCATTTCGCCAATGATCCGGTGTTTCGCAAATACGAAACGCAGTTGACCGACCAGTCACGGGCGACCATGCAGTCGGCCGTCGAAAAAGGCCGGCAGAACGATGTCCGTCAGGCTGCCGTGCTGGCGGAAGAGGCAGTGCGTATCTGGCCCAGAACGCCGGAACTCAAGGCGCTGCACAAACCGATTGCGGAGCGGTTTCAGCGGCTGCACGTCGGTGTGACTGATCTCCCCGGCGAATGCCGCGCCTACCCGATGCCATCAGATGCCGATATTCGGCGTCAGCAATTGACGATGCCGGCACTATTCGAAGTCGACCGTCTCCGCGACGGCACGGCCTATTACCGCACGCGATTTTTCGACGAGTGGGAACCCCGTGATCTGGGCCGGCGGATGCAGTTCACGCTGCGGCAGTTTCGTCAGCCGTTTGAAATGCAGGCGACGCTCACCTCCGACGCCGTCGTCGCCGCTCTGATGAAACGGCTTGATCCAACCTCGCCCGACTACGACGAACGCCTGGGTAGCTTTGTTGAATCGGTCAGCATCGATTCGCCCACGCAGTTCAGCCTCATTTTTCGAAGGGTTCCCCCCCGCATCGAACCGCTGCTGGCCCGCATCCCGTTGACCGACGCCGGCGGCTTTCGCGTTCTTGAACAGACGCAGCAGCAGATCTGCTACACCCGTTCAATTCCGGAACCGGCCGGCCTGCCGCGGTATCACATCGGCGAGATTATTGAGCATCGTTACAGCTCTGCGGAAAAAATCGTGCAGGGACTGCAGCGGGGCGAAGTGTCGGTCACGTTCGGGCTGCCTGATGTTGTGCTGCGGCGGCTGCAGAGTAATGACGAATTCCTGAGGAAGTTTTTCATTCAGCCCATGCAGCAGCCGGTAACGCATCTGCTGCAGTTCAACCCCGGCAGCGCACCGCTGCGGATCATGGAACTCCGCAAAGGGCTCGCGTATGCGGTCGACCGTGAGCGGCTGCTTAAGGACGTGGTGCTTCGCGACCAACGCCCCACGCATGGCCGACTGGTCACGACGCCGTTTTTCTCGACCAACCCCGGCCGCAACGTGTTGGTCGAGCAACGCCGTTTCGATTTGTCGGCAGGCCTCGCGCTGGTGCTGGCGGCGCGGCATCAACTGCAAGGAACCATTCCGCCGCTGACGATGGTCGTCGCCCCCGGCCTCGTCGCCGAAGAAGCCGCCGAAGAAATCGCCCTGCAATGGCGCCGCATCGGTCTGACGGTGAAAGTCGTGCATGCCGACGAACCGCCGCCCGAGAAATGGGACATCCTCTACCGCACGCTCCAGATGAACGAACCGGTCCTCGATCTCTGGCCGTTTCTGACGTTTGAACCACAAGCCCGCATTTCCGCCCTCGACGCCTATCCAGACTGGCTCAAGCAGGAACTCGTGCAGCTCGATCGGTCAGGCAACCAGACGCTGGTCGTCGGCGCCATTCGCGGGCTGCATCGTCACCTCGCCGACGAAACGGCGTTTGTTCCGCTCTGGGAAATCGATCAATTCCTGGTGCTGCGAAAGAACATTCAAGGCTTCCCGCAAAACCCGGTGCAGTGTTACGACGACGTCGACCACTGGACGATGGAAGCCTGGTATCAGGGAGAACTCCCCTGA
- the larC gene encoding nickel pincer cofactor biosynthesis protein LarC codes for MKTVYLECATGISGDMTLAALLDAGVDEAAIRRGIESLGLPGVQLQVQEVMKGCFRAKSIKVTHPEQHAHRGFSDIAAIINRSDVLTVSQKSLALEMFRAVAVAEAKVHGSDVEQIHFHEVGAIDSIVDIVSAAIGFDLLGADQIVFGPLPTGRGEVRIDHGLCAVPTPGTAELLKGIPLRDVPVLAELTTPTGAAIARVLADRFGPLPDMTIEQIGSGAGTMDLPDRANILRLFVGQSSSSLGQDEVCLLETNLDDVTGEVIGYTKQRLLAAGALDVYSSSIQMKKDRPGVLLSVIARPEMASSLEELIFKETGTLGIRKHLLQRSIRPRQAHTVVTEYGSVAGKIAWQRDGRPEFSPEFEECAKAAAISNCTLRDVYRAAIIAFERSQPDLKPGVPVSPTPPGEHDDHGHSHDHSHSHDHSHDHSHDHDHGHRHDHDHGHRHDH; via the coding sequence ATGAAGACGGTTTATCTGGAATGCGCCACCGGCATCAGCGGCGATATGACTCTGGCCGCACTGCTCGATGCCGGCGTCGATGAAGCCGCGATTCGTCGTGGGATCGAATCGCTCGGACTGCCGGGCGTGCAGCTACAGGTGCAGGAAGTGATGAAGGGGTGCTTCCGCGCGAAGTCGATCAAAGTCACTCACCCTGAGCAGCATGCTCATCGCGGCTTCTCGGACATCGCCGCGATCATCAATCGTTCTGATGTTCTGACCGTCTCGCAAAAGTCGCTGGCGCTGGAGATGTTTCGCGCCGTGGCAGTGGCGGAGGCGAAGGTGCATGGGAGCGACGTCGAGCAGATTCATTTTCATGAAGTGGGCGCGATCGATTCCATCGTCGATATCGTCAGCGCGGCCATTGGATTCGACTTGCTCGGGGCCGACCAGATTGTATTTGGACCGCTCCCGACCGGTCGCGGCGAAGTGCGGATCGATCATGGCCTGTGCGCCGTCCCCACGCCTGGCACCGCGGAACTCCTCAAGGGAATTCCGCTGCGCGATGTGCCGGTCCTCGCCGAGTTGACTACACCCACGGGAGCGGCGATTGCCAGGGTGCTGGCAGACCGTTTTGGACCGCTGCCGGACATGACGATCGAACAGATCGGCAGCGGGGCGGGGACAATGGACCTGCCGGATCGGGCGAACATTCTGCGGCTGTTCGTGGGGCAGTCGAGCAGCAGTCTGGGTCAGGACGAAGTCTGCCTGCTGGAGACGAATCTCGACGACGTGACCGGCGAAGTGATCGGTTACACGAAACAACGGCTGCTGGCCGCAGGCGCGCTGGACGTCTATTCGTCTTCAATTCAAATGAAAAAGGACCGCCCTGGCGTGCTGCTCAGCGTCATTGCGCGGCCTGAGATGGCGAGCAGTCTGGAAGAGTTAATCTTCAAAGAGACCGGCACGCTGGGGATTCGCAAGCACCTTTTGCAGCGCAGCATCCGGCCCCGTCAGGCACATACCGTAGTCACGGAATACGGCAGCGTGGCAGGCAAGATTGCCTGGCAGCGCGATGGCCGCCCTGAGTTTTCGCCGGAGTTTGAAGAGTGTGCCAAAGCGGCCGCAATTTCGAACTGTACGCTCCGCGACGTGTACCGCGCGGCGATCATCGCCTTCGAACGTTCGCAACCGGATCTGAAACCTGGCGTACCCGTCTCGCCCACACCCCCAGGCGAGCACGACGATCACGGGCACTCACACGACCATTCTCACTCACATGACCACAGCCACGATCATTCGCACGATCACGACCACGGCCATCGGCACGACCACGATCATGGTCACCGGCACGATCACTGA
- a CDS encoding low molecular weight phosphatase family protein gives MSANSLLPPVTEYVQARVVEFDEIPSDRRAVLDSFAKDLRSQLAAGKPVRLTFICTHNSRRSHFGQVWAAVAAWHYGVDGVSTFSGGTEATACNPRSVAALRRAGIDIAAAADEPNPHYTVRYADTAPALVCFSKVYDAPENPQTDFFAVMTCTEADQNCPLIHGALARISLPYKDPKAFDGTSEEADRYDERSRQIAREMLYVFSNVAGTLTTPR, from the coding sequence GTGAGCGCGAATTCGTTGTTGCCGCCAGTGACTGAGTATGTGCAGGCTCGTGTTGTGGAGTTCGACGAGATCCCGTCAGACCGACGCGCCGTGCTCGACAGCTTCGCGAAGGATCTCCGGTCACAGTTGGCGGCAGGCAAGCCGGTGCGGCTGACTTTCATCTGTACCCACAACTCGCGTCGCAGCCATTTCGGACAGGTCTGGGCGGCCGTTGCTGCCTGGCATTATGGAGTCGACGGCGTCAGCACCTTCTCAGGCGGCACGGAAGCGACTGCCTGTAATCCACGTTCAGTCGCCGCGTTGCGTCGGGCCGGCATCGATATTGCCGCCGCGGCCGACGAACCGAATCCGCATTACACGGTTCGTTACGCCGATACGGCGCCGGCGCTGGTCTGCTTTTCGAAGGTCTATGACGCACCTGAGAACCCGCAAACGGACTTCTTCGCCGTGATGACCTGTACGGAAGCGGATCAGAACTGCCCGTTGATTCACGGAGCGCTGGCCCGGATCTCCCTGCCGTACAAAGATCCCAAAGCCTTCGACGGCACCAGCGAAGAGGCAGACCGCTACGACGAACGCAGCCGGCAGATCGCCCGTGAGATGCTCTATGTCTTCTCAAACGTCGCCGGCACGCTCACGACTCCCAGATAG
- the nadB gene encoding L-aspartate oxidase, which produces MISLEYQPRRRYLVQFHPKRIPHVFTDVLIIGAGIAGIRAALEIDPRLRVVIITKDVVNLSNSAWAQGGIAGALDPSDATENHAEDTMIAGAGLCDAEVVRRVVDAAPRLIRELASLGAKFDQKDGHIALTTEGGHSHARIAHALGDATGKEIMRALIATVRGADWSEIWEKTFTLDLLTQDGACRGALVWNAQHGRTFVWAKQTILATGGAGRVYRETTNPDIATADGHAIAFRAGAELRDMEMMQFHPTVLYIAGSSRHLVSEAVRGEGGRLVDVTGYAFMRDYDPRGELAPRDIVSRAITDQMEKTRHPCVYLDVSHIDPLKIRERFPHISQMCQEFGLDLTRDRIPVRPGAHYMMGGLTVDLEGRTTLPQLWAAGEVTSSGLHGANRLASNSLLEGLYYGVQAGRGASQAALSIPDQFTFPPLESQWTSEISEQDDLNLVDLQNALGAIMWRNVGIRRDGEGLSVAASQVDFWDRYVATREFHSVAGWELQNMLLVSRLMIESARARHESRGVHYRSDYPQTDPSLASHVTITNVQGDGISASAI; this is translated from the coding sequence ATGATCTCTCTCGAATATCAGCCGCGTCGGCGTTACCTGGTGCAGTTTCATCCGAAGCGGATTCCGCATGTCTTTACTGACGTACTGATCATCGGAGCGGGGATTGCCGGGATTCGGGCGGCACTGGAGATCGATCCGCGGCTGCGAGTGGTGATCATCACCAAAGACGTTGTGAATCTGTCGAACAGTGCCTGGGCGCAAGGGGGCATTGCCGGGGCGCTCGATCCTTCGGATGCGACCGAGAACCATGCCGAAGACACGATGATCGCCGGCGCTGGATTGTGTGATGCAGAAGTTGTGCGTCGCGTGGTCGACGCGGCGCCGCGGCTGATTCGCGAACTCGCTTCACTCGGGGCGAAGTTCGATCAGAAGGATGGTCACATCGCCCTGACGACCGAGGGGGGGCACAGCCATGCCCGCATCGCCCATGCACTGGGGGACGCCACTGGCAAGGAGATTATGCGGGCACTCATCGCCACGGTGCGGGGCGCCGACTGGAGCGAGATCTGGGAGAAAACTTTTACTCTCGATCTGCTGACGCAAGATGGGGCCTGTCGCGGCGCTCTGGTCTGGAACGCACAACATGGCCGGACCTTTGTCTGGGCGAAGCAAACGATTCTGGCGACCGGCGGCGCTGGCCGCGTCTACCGCGAAACGACCAATCCCGACATCGCCACTGCGGATGGTCATGCCATCGCATTTCGCGCTGGCGCTGAATTGCGCGACATGGAGATGATGCAGTTTCACCCGACAGTGCTGTACATCGCCGGCAGCAGCCGGCATCTGGTGTCGGAAGCGGTGCGTGGAGAAGGAGGACGGCTTGTCGACGTGACGGGCTATGCCTTTATGCGAGACTACGATCCCCGCGGCGAACTCGCCCCCCGTGATATCGTCAGCAGGGCCATTACTGATCAGATGGAGAAGACGCGGCATCCCTGCGTCTATCTGGATGTGTCGCACATCGATCCCTTGAAGATCCGCGAACGGTTCCCGCACATCAGCCAGATGTGCCAGGAATTCGGACTCGACCTCACGCGCGACCGGATTCCGGTGCGACCAGGCGCCCACTACATGATGGGGGGGCTGACGGTCGATCTCGAAGGCCGCACGACGTTGCCGCAGTTATGGGCCGCAGGCGAAGTGACATCGAGTGGATTGCATGGAGCCAATCGTCTCGCCAGTAACAGCCTGCTGGAAGGTCTCTATTACGGAGTGCAGGCAGGCCGCGGCGCGAGTCAGGCCGCGCTCAGCATCCCCGACCAGTTCACGTTTCCGCCGCTCGAATCGCAGTGGACCAGCGAAATCAGCGAGCAGGATGATCTCAATCTCGTCGACCTGCAGAATGCCCTCGGCGCGATCATGTGGCGGAACGTGGGGATTCGACGGGATGGTGAAGGGCTGTCGGTCGCGGCTTCGCAAGTCGATTTCTGGGACCGGTATGTTGCGACCAGAGAGTTTCATAGCGTCGCTGGCTGGGAACTCCAGAACATGCTGCTCGTCTCCCGGCTGATGATCGAATCGGCCCGAGCCCGACATGAAAGCCGCGGCGTCCATTATCGCAGCGATTATCCGCAGACCGATCCGTCGCTCGCCTCGCATGTGACGATTACCAACGTGCAGGGGGATGGAATTTCAGCGTCGGCGATTTGA
- a CDS encoding metal ABC transporter permease: protein MSCLFSELLMLNSPPGLLGAFVWEPWDTWIIVLGAVAAMSCTLPGIWLVLRQQSMLGDALSHTALPGVIVTFLAAQWAISSGLVSPGAMAGFEPFLLAGGAILVGVLTAVLTESIQKLGRVEGSAALGVVFTSLFALGLLLVRLKADNVHIDPDCVLFGQLELAVWDTVSIFGFEVPKAVLTNLSLLIINGFLLALFFKELRLSAFDPELATSLGLNARLMNYILVAVTAVTVVMAFTSVGSILVVAILIVPAACGWLSCDRLGWMIAVSLVIAAASAVTGHILAKTLPGVIASAAGLTGVQDASTPGMMAVACGLFFLLIYLFSPRHGIVSRWLGNLSLVCRMSSDDVLAALYRFEEPPVDREPTVANVRHASAWIGPVIWKYTIWRLRRLGWITVGPTLQLTPTGKIRAAEVVRGHRLWESYLFKNFQLGDAQLHGSADRVEHYLNQDLRTQLEAELDSPQVDPHGKAIPPS, encoded by the coding sequence ATGTCCTGTCTGTTCTCCGAACTGCTGATGTTGAACTCGCCCCCTGGCCTGCTCGGGGCGTTTGTGTGGGAGCCGTGGGATACCTGGATTATTGTCCTCGGCGCGGTGGCGGCGATGTCGTGTACGCTGCCGGGAATCTGGCTGGTACTCCGACAGCAGAGCATGCTGGGGGATGCGCTGAGCCACACGGCGTTGCCGGGGGTCATTGTGACCTTTCTGGCCGCGCAATGGGCGATTTCGTCAGGCCTGGTTTCCCCAGGTGCGATGGCGGGGTTCGAACCGTTTCTGCTCGCAGGCGGCGCCATTCTCGTAGGAGTGCTCACTGCCGTATTGACCGAAAGCATTCAGAAACTTGGTCGAGTCGAAGGGAGCGCGGCGCTGGGAGTCGTCTTTACGTCGCTGTTTGCCCTGGGGCTGCTGCTGGTCCGCTTGAAAGCCGACAACGTGCATATCGACCCCGACTGCGTGCTCTTCGGGCAGCTTGAGCTGGCCGTCTGGGACACCGTCTCGATCTTCGGTTTCGAAGTACCGAAAGCCGTGCTGACCAATCTCAGCCTGCTCATCATCAATGGGTTCTTGCTCGCACTGTTCTTTAAGGAACTTCGTCTCTCGGCGTTCGACCCTGAACTCGCGACCTCGCTGGGGCTCAATGCCCGACTGATGAATTACATTCTCGTCGCGGTGACTGCGGTTACAGTGGTGATGGCGTTCACCTCGGTCGGCAGTATTCTGGTGGTCGCGATTCTGATTGTGCCGGCCGCTTGCGGCTGGCTGAGTTGTGATCGGTTGGGGTGGATGATCGCCGTCAGTCTGGTGATTGCGGCGGCCAGTGCGGTGACGGGGCATATTCTCGCCAAGACGCTGCCGGGCGTGATCGCTTCTGCCGCAGGTCTGACCGGCGTACAGGATGCCAGCACGCCAGGGATGATGGCGGTCGCCTGCGGGTTGTTCTTCCTGCTGATTTATCTCTTCTCGCCGCGACACGGGATTGTTTCACGATGGCTTGGGAATCTGTCGCTGGTGTGCAGGATGTCGTCGGACGATGTGCTGGCCGCGCTCTATCGTTTTGAGGAACCACCGGTGGATCGCGAACCGACCGTGGCGAACGTGCGTCATGCCTCGGCCTGGATCGGGCCGGTCATCTGGAAGTACACCATCTGGCGGCTGCGACGGCTGGGCTGGATTACCGTTGGACCGACGCTGCAGCTCACTCCCACCGGCAAGATCCGCGCGGCGGAAGTGGTCCGTGGACACCGGTTGTGGGAGTCTTATCTGTTCAAGAATTTTCAATTGGGCGACGCCCAGCTGCACGGCTCGGCCGATCGGGTCGAGCATTACCTGAATCAGGATCTCCGCACGCAACTGGAAGCCGAACTCGATTCCCCCCAGGTCGACCCACACGGCAAAGCAATTCCGCCCAGTTAG